CGGGCTTCGGCGCGGGGGGCCGCGTGGGCCGGGGCGAGCAGGCCGGCATTTATGGCTGGGCCGGCGCGGCCGGGACGGTCGGCTTTGTGGACATGAAGCGCGGCCTGCGCGCCACCCTGATGACCCAGTACATGCCGGCCGAAGTCTATCCGCTGACGCAGGAGTTCTCGCGCGCCGTGCTGGCCGATGTCGCCGCGATGGCGGGGCAGCAGGCCGCGGCGTGATCGCCTTCAGCGGTTCGCCGATCGACCGGGCGGACAACCTCCGCTGCGATCCGGCGGCGCTCGCCGGCCTCATGGACTGGCGCGCCCGGCTGCTGCGGCTGGACGGACTGATGCCGGCCCTGGACGAACACGGCGGCCTGCTGTGGGGAACGCTGGCCGACTGCCCTCCGGAGGCGGAACTCGTGTTCCTGGGCCTTCTCGATGGCCGCCCCTGCTTCGCGCCGGTGCCCATGCACGGGGCGGACGGTCCGGCTTATGCCCAGCCGCAGGTGTGGCAGGCGATGCAGACGCTCTCCCCGGCCGATCTTGCGATCTATGGCGGCGCGCGGAGCCTGGTTGACTGGCACGCGCGCCACCGTTTCTGCGCGCGTTGTGGCGGGGGCACGTCGCTTGTCAAAGGGGGCTGGCAGCGGGACTGCGACGGATGCGGGGCGCAGCATTTCCCGCGGACCGATCCCGTCACGATCATGCTGGTGGAGCACGCAGACCGGCTGCTGCTCGGCCGCCAGCCGCGTTTTCCGCCGCGCATGTTCTCCGCGCTCGCGGGCTTCGTGGAACCGGGGGAGACGATCGAGGAGGCCGTCGCGCGCGAGGTGCTGGAGGAGGCCGGCGTACGGGTGCGCAGGGTCAGATACCTATCCAGTCAACCATGGCCCTTTCCCAGCCAGTTGATGATCGGTTGCCACGCCATCGCGCAAGACGATGCGCTGACAATCGATACCACCGAACTGGAAGAAGCGCGCTGGTTCACCCGCGCCGAGTTGCTGGAGGCGCGAGCGGCCGGACCGGAGGGAACGGGCGATCTCATCTTCCCGCGTTCCTTCGCCATCGCGCACCATCTCGTCACATGGTGGTTGGACCGATGATCGCGCGGGTCGATATCGCCATCTGGTCGGACGTGATGTGTCCATGGTGCGTGGTCGGCTACAAAAACCTCGAGCGTGCGCTCGCCATGCCGGACGGTGAAATCGTGGCCGAGGTGTGCTGGCTGCCCTTCGAGCTGAATCCGGACATGCCGGCCGAAGGTGAGGAGAGCCGCGCCCATATTGCCCGCAAGTACGGCCGCACGCCCGAACAGGCAGAGGCCAGCCGGACGATGCTGGCGGACCGGGCGCGCGCGGCCGGCTTCCCGTTCGATTACACCGACGAAGGCGATCCGCCGCCGTTGATGATGTGGAACACTTTCGGGGCGCACAAACTGATGTACTGGGCGCTGGAGAAATATGGGGCCGAGGCGCAGACGCGGCTCCAACTTGCGTTGTTTGCGGCGCATTTCCAGCGGCGCCAGAACGTATCCGATCACCGCATTTTGGTGGAGATCGCGCGGTCCGTGGGATTCGATCCCGGCGCAGCAAAGGCTGCGCTGAACGTTTCTTCGCTCGGCGACAAAGTGCGCGCGGAACAGCAGCGCGCATTCGAGCAGGGCATCACCGCAGTGCCGGCGGTCGAGATCGACAGTCAGTTCCTGGTCCCCGGCGCGCAGGAGCCGAACACCTACGTGAACGTGCTGCGCAAGGTGGTTGCGCGCCGGACTTAAGATCAATCGGGCGAGGTCGGCATCGCGTCGATCGTCTTGTCACCCTTTAACTCGTTTTGAGTCGGGTTGTCGGAGCCGGTTGCACGGTCGACCTCGTCGCCTTCCAGCGTGCCTTCGACCGACATCTGCTCGGCGCGGCTTCCGACATCGCGGGCAAGGTTGCCGCCGCCGGCGGAGCCCTGGGCGGTCGACCCGCCGGTCGCCTCTTCCTGAAGCGCGTCGATCAGGTCGTTATCGGGGTGGGGGTCGCGTTTGGTCATGATCTCTCTCCTGTGCGAAGGAAACGGGCCCCGCCGCGCGAATGTTCCGCGGCGCGCGGCTAGATGAGGCCCAGCTTCGCCAGACGCCCGGCCAGCCGCACGGGGATCGCGTCGCCGGCCACTTCGCCGGGGGCAAGGTCGCGCGGAGCCTTCGTTTCTTCCAGGTACCGCCAGCCTTGGTGCGCGCGCCGGGGGATCGGATCGACCAGGACCAGGCGGCCGGCCAAGCGAATGGTCCAATGTCCGTCCGGCCGCTCGTCAAAGCCGAGTATCTCGCACCGGGCGACGAGTGCATGATCCATGATCCAGTACAGCGATCCGCCAATCATCTCGGCGTGGCGCGTGGGTCGGTACCGGGTGCGCATATGCGCCTCTTCGTCCGCTTCTACCCACTGGCGCAGGTCCTCGATGGTTCGAGAGGTATAGGCGATCTTGGTCATGCTGAGCGGCATCGCCGTAACATAGGGGCTCGCCGCGGCGCATCCTACCCGCGCCCCTTCCTGCCCCGCGCGGCCGGGCTCTCCTGCAAGGCGGGCGCCGGGCTAGCTCGATCGATTCATGCGCGGTTCTCCGGAAGAAACCTGCCGCGCCGTGGTGGCCGTGGAACGCGCCTCAGAGGCTCAACCCCTGTCTTCAACCTCCCAGGCCGGCCGCCACCGCCAGCCCCAGAAAGGCAAGAAATCCCATCGAATCCGTGATCATGGTCACGAACACGCTCGACGCCACGGCTGGATCCTGGTCGAGCCGTTCGAAGAGCACCGGCACCACCACACCCGCAAGTCCGGCAACGACGATGTTGATCATCATCGCCGCCGCGATCACCCCGCCGAGCTGTGTCGTAAACAGCACCGCGACCGCGAGCCCGATCAGCACGGCCACCGTGGCCCCGTTCAGCAGCGCCACCCGCATCTCGCGCCACAACATCCGCCGGGTGTTGGCACGGGTCAGCTGGTTCATCGCAATGGCGCGCACGGTCACCGCCATCGTCTGGGTGCCGGCGTTTCCGCCGATGCTCGCCACGATCGGCATCAGCACGGCCAGCGCCACCAGTTCCTCGATCGCCGCGCCAAACATCGCGATGATCGCGCTGGCCACGACCGCGGTGCCAAGGTTGGCGATCAGCCAGCGCACGCGCGCGGTATAGGCGTCGCGGATCGGTTCGTTGATGTCGCCGTCGCCTGCGCCCGAAAGCAACAGCACGTCCTCCCCGGCTTCTTCGGAGATGATGTGGACCACGTCGTCCACCGTCATCTGGCCGACCAGCCGGCCGCTCTCGTCGACGACCGCGGCGGAGATCAGCGCATATTTCTGGAACATGTTGCCGACCTCTTCCTGGTCCATCGTCACAGGGATCAGGGTCTGATCGCGCTTCATCACGTCCGACAGCGCGATGTTGCGCGGGGTGCGAAGGATCCAGCTGAGCTGACAAGTGCCGACCGGATGGTGGGCCGGGTCGACCACGAACACCTCCCAGAACTCGGTCGGAAGGTGGACGGCGTTCGCATCGCGCAGGTAATCGATGAGGTCCCCGACGGTCAGGTGTTCGGGGACAGCAACGAATTCGCGGCTCATCAGGCGGCCGGCGGTCTCTTCAGGATAGGCGAGCGCGCTTTCGATAGCGGCCCGGTCCTCGGGCTCCATCTCGGCCAGGATGGCCGCCTGTTCAGCGGGTTCGAGGTCCTCGATCAGCTGGACCGCGTCGTCGGTTTCGAGCTGTTCAACGATCTCGGCCACGGCCTCGGGCGCGAGCGCCTCGATCATGTCATCGCGAACGTGATCGTTCAATTCGGCGATCACATCGCCGCTCATGAGGTCGGTGATGGCGGCAGCAAGCAGAGGGCGCTGCTCGGCGTCGAGCAGTTCGAACAGGTCGGCGACGTCCGCCGGGTGCAGCGGTTCGACCAGCGCGTAGGCCCGGGCCCTTTCGCCGCCCTCGATCGCCTCCACGACCGCGCGGACGTAGGCGGGCTTCAGGCGGTTGTCGGCATCGTGGCGTTCGTCATCCACGCGGTCGTCGGGCCGCCCGGCGTCGTCGTCGGCGCGCGGGCCGTCGCGCGGATCGTCGATCAGGGCCTCATCGTCCGCCATGGTCGCGGCATTAGGGAGGCGAGAGGGAAACGCAAGCGACGGGTGACTTTGGCCGCTCCGGCCCTATATCGGCGCGCGACAGCCAAGCAGGAGACTTGAAGATGGCCGCCGAAACGCTGACTTTCACCCTCGACACCGGGAACGGGGAGGGCGGCGACGTCGTCATCCGTCTTCGCTCCGACCTGGCGCCTGGCCACGTCGAACGGATCACCGAACTCGCCCAGGAAGGCTTCTATGACGGGGTGGTGTTCCACCGGGTCATTCCCGGCTTCATGGCCCAGGGCGGCGATCCGACCGGTACCGGCATGAGCGGCAGCAGCAAGCCCAACCTCGCGCAGGAATTCAGCGCAGAACCGCACGTGCGAGGCACCTGCTCGATGGCGCGCACGAACGATCCCAACAGCGCCAACAGCCAGTTCTTCATCTGCTTCGACGACGCCCGGTTCCTCGACAAGCAGTACACCGTGTGGGGCCAGGTGGAGAGCGGCATGGAGCATGTCGACGCCCTGCCGAAGGGCGAGCCGCCGCGCGCCCCCGGCAAGATCGTCAAGGCAACCGTCGCCTGACGATGGCCTTCCTACCCGGCGGCTGCCTTCAGTCGCCGGGCCTGGAATGCGAACCGTGCGGCCTTCGAGACGTCTTCCTGGAAGGACCGGTTGACCATCAGACCCACGGCAGACCCGGCGACGGGCACCAGCATGCCCATCCTCCGCCGGAATGAGGCGAGGGCGAGGGCGCGCGAAATCCGTTCCACCGCGGCATCCACCATCGGCGTGGACGCGTCGCCCTCGACAGGCTTCAGCACGCCGCCATCGCCAATGGCGCGTTCGATCCCCTCGATCCGCTGGCGCCGCTCCTCCGGCTCATTGAGTGACGCCAACTCGAGGATCTGCAGGCGGAAGAGCTTCTCCGCTTCACCCGCGCCGTCGTAGCCATAGGCCCGGCCGGTATCGCGAATATTGCGCATCGCGATGGCGATTGTGGCCGGGATATCCATACCGGCCGATATCGCGCCGCCGAAGCCCGCCGCGGCGCCCGTGGCGCCGTTGACGTTCTTTGCCAGCCGCTCGATCTTCAGAGCCGCCGCGCGGCTCGCCTCCAGGTCAGCAGGATCGTGACGAATTGGGCCCAGCGACCGGGCACCGGCAGCGCTGTCGATCGCCTTCACGGCCTGTTCGACGATGGCGTTGGGCACCACGCTCGCCAAAGCCTTGCCGAACGGGTTCGTCAGCCGCTCGATGCCTCGACCAAGCCGCGACGGCTTGGCATTGCGGTACGCGTCCTGTTCCTTGCGAATGTCCACTGTGTTCTTGCTCCCTGATTGCCAACCGCGAACACGCGAAGGCAGGCAAACGTTCCGTCAGAGCCCGGCGGCGACGAGCCAGTCGTGGAACAGCCGCACCTGCCGCTGTTCGAGGTCGCGCGGGCGGCACACGAACCAGTAGGAATAGGGGCTGGGCACGTCGATGTTGAACAGCCGCGCCAGCCGCTTGTCCCCGGCGCGATTGAAGTGCTCGTCATGCATGATCGCGATGCCGAGGCCCTGCGCCGCCGCTTCGAGGAGCAATTGCCCCGAATCGTAGTGATCGATGGCCGCCGGCTCGAACCGCAACAGACCCATCGCTTCGCGCCAGGCAATGAAGCTGTCCGGCAGTTCATTATGGACCAGGAACGTCTGCTTCGACAGCAGTTTGGGATCCGGCATATCGCCAAGTTCGGCGGCAAGCTCGCGCGAGGCGATCGCGTATACCTGGTTGTGATCGAGGCGCACGGAATGCAGGTTCGCATCGGGCTGCTGCGCCAGGACGATCGCGGCATCCAGGGTATCGCCCACCCGATCGAGCAGGTGGGGGCCGGTGTCGATGTCGATGTGGAGGCGCGGGTGCAGGCGGCGCAGTTCGCCGAGCCGCGGGAACAGGCGCTGGCTCCCGAACAAGGGCAGCACCCCGAGATGCAGGCGCATGACCCCGACATTGTCCGATTGGGACTCGACTGCGGCGGCCAGCGCTTCGATCAGTGGGGCGACCGCGTCGTAGAAGGACCGGCCCTCGTCGGTCATCTGCATGGTCTGGTGCGCGCGAGTGAACAGCTTGCGCCCGACGAATTCTTCCAGTGTGCCGATGCGCCTCGAAAGCGCCGACGGGCTGAGCCCGAGTTCGGCCGCGGCCGCGCGCGCGGAACCCAGCCGAACCACGCGCAGGAACGCTTCAAGGGCGCGAAGAGGCGGGAGACGGCGGCTCATGCGAGCGAGGGAATGATGGGGCCGGGCGGGGTTGTCGAGAGGCAATATTCGCGGGCGCGCCGCGGGCGCAGCGATTATTCTTCCGGTTCCACCTTCGGCCGCGGCGGGTGGAGGCGAAGCCGCTTCACATGGGTGTCATCCGCGTCGGTCACTTCCATCTGCCAACCGCTGGGATGGGTCACGACCGCGCCCACCTCGGGCACGGATTCCGCGAGGATGAAGGCCAGTCCGCCGAGCGTATCGATGGCTTCCTCCACTTCGGCAAGGCGGGGGTCGATCCGCTCCGCTACGTCGTCGAGCTCCGCGCGCGCGTCGCAATCCCACATGTTCGCGCCGAGGGGGACGATCATCTCCTCGGCCTCTTCGTCGTGCTCATCCTCGATATTACCAACGATTTCCTCGACGAGATCCTCGATCGTGATGATGCCGTCGGTGCCTGAGTATTCGTCGAGCACCACGGCGAGATGGGTGCGATGCTGGCGCATGTCCGCCAGTACGTCGAGGGCGTTTCTGGCCTGGGGCACGTAGAGGGGCTGGCGCATCAGGCTGGTCCAGTCGCTCGGCGGAGCCGCCCCGGTCGCGATGATCGGGAACACATCCTTGATGTGGATCATCCCGATAACCTCGTCGAGGGTCTCGCGATATACGGGCAGGCGCGAATGGCCGTTTTCGGCAAAGGCCCTGACAACTTCGTCCCACGGCGCGTCCGCCTTCAGCGCGATGATCTGCCCGCGCGGGATTGCGACGTCGTCGGCATCGTGCTCGCTGAAATGGAGCAGGTTCTTGAGCATCTGACGCTCAACCGGGGACAAATCCCCGGTGACGCCGGTCGGCCCGTCCGGGGCGTCATGTGCGGCGGTATGTTCGTCGATCGCGTCTTCGAGCTGTGCGCGGAGCGAGCGTGAGCCGTCGTCGGTGTCGAAGAACCTGCGGATCGCATGCCACAGGCTGCGGTTACTGTCCGGCTCTCCGGACTGCGAATCGTTGTCGGGCATCGCCCAATGCATTCCCCGTTATGGATCAACCGGTCCCGTATGGGTCGGCGATGCCCATGAGCGCAAGAGCCCTTCGCTCCAGACCTTCCATCCTTTCGGCGTCCGCATCCTCCCCGTGGTCGTGGCCGGCCAGGTGCAACAGTCCGTGGATCAGCAGATGAGCGGTGTGATCGGGCACGGTGATGCCTTTTTCCTCGGCCTCGCGCGCGCAGACACCCCATGCCAGCGCGATATCCCCCAGCATCTCCGGGCCACCTTCCGTGGGGAGAGCGAGAAGCTGCGTGCGCCCGATCATCGGAAAGGACAGGACGTTGGTGGGCACGTCCTTCGCACGCCATTCCCGGTTGAGGGCGCGGACCTCGGCATCAACGGTAAAAAGGACGCTGGCGGAGAGACGCGGGTTTGCGAGCTCGGCTGCGATCGCCGTCGCCGCGTCCAGCGCCCGTTCTGCAAGGTCGGCCCAATCGACCCCGTCGGGCCAGCCATCGATATCGATATCGAGGATCATGGGACTACGCTGACGGACCCTCGTATGCTTCGACGATCCGTCCCACGATGGGATGGCGCACGACATCGGCCGCGGTAAAGCGGCTGACGGCGATCCCCTCGACACCTTCCAGCTTCTCCACCGCGTCGGCGAGGCCGCTCATGCGTTCACCGCCCGGAATGTCGATCTGCCGCGGATCCCCGCACACGACCATGCGGCTGTTCTGACCGAACCGGGTGAGGAACATCTTCATCTGTTCGCGGGTGGTGTTCTGCGCTTCGTCCAGGATGACGAACGCATCAGCCAGCGTACGGCCGCGCATGAAGGCGATCGGAGCGACCTCGATCACGCCGCTCGCGATGTGCCGTTCCACCTGTTCCGGCGGGAGGCAGTCATACAGGGCGTCGTACAGCGGGCGAAGGTAGGGATCGACCTTCTCCTTCATGTCCCCGGGGAGGAAGCCGAGCTTTTCGCCGGCTTCGACCGCAGGGCGGCTGAGGATCAGCCGCTGCACGCTGCCGGTTATGAGTTGGCTGACCGCCTGGGCAACCGCCAGGTACGTCTTCCCGGTGCCGGCCGGACCGAGCGCGAAGACGATATCCTGGCATGCCAGTTGCTGCATGTACGGGATTTGTCCCGCGCTGCGCGGCACGATGGTCTTGCGGCGGGTGCGAATCATGATCGGCGGCGCATCGTCACCGCCGCGCACGATGCCTTCGAGCGTGGGCTCGACCGACATTGCGATCAGCGCTTCGATTGCACCGGAATCGAGTTCCTGGCCCATGGCCAGGCGTTCGTACATGGCCTTCAGGGTATCGCGTGCGCGGGCGACCGCGTCCTCCGCTCCTTCGATCTGCACCCGGTCTCCACGGGCAGAGATGAACACGCCGAGCCGATTTTCCACCTGCACCAGGTTCGCGTCGAATTGCCCGAACAGGGGGCCGAGCAGGCGCTGTTCCGCAAAGGCGATCTCGCTGCGCGCACGCCGCGGGGCGTGAGCGGGCGCGTTCTGGGACGATAGCGCCGTGTCGGCGCGGACAGGTTTGCGGGCCATGCGCTCCTTTCGTGTTCGAGTCGGAAAGGTAAGCGCACGCGGGCCTTAGACAAGCCAGGCGTAAAGGCGCGATGGTGGATAAATGGGATCAGGCGGCACTCGCCGCCGGCCTGTCAGCGCCCGACGGTTCGAAGAACACGGCCTGCGAGCGAGTTGTCGCCAGCCTCGACCAGTTCGACTTCCACGAAGTCGCCAACCGCGTAATCGCCATCGAAATGGACCGATTGCAGCCAGGGCGACTTGCCCAGCCACTGGCCTGGCCGTTTGCCGCGCCGCTCGACCATGACGTCGCAGGTTTTCCCGACACTCGCCCGATTGAATGCGCGTTGGTGCCGATTGAGCGCGGACTGGAGCCTCTGCAGGCGATCGTCCATCACTTCGGCCGGAACCTGCCCATCCATCGATGCCGCCGGAGTGCCGGGCCGGGGGGAGTACTTGAAGCTGAAGCACTGCGCATAACCAACCGCGTCCACCAAATTCAGTGTCTCGGCGAAGTCCGCTTCGGTCTCGCTCGGGAAGCCGACAATGAAATCGCCCGAAAGCGCGATATCGGGGCGCGCTTCGCGAAATCGCTCGAGCAGGCGCAAATACCCGTCCGCGGTATGGCTGCGATTCATGGCGCGTAGGATGCGGTCCGATCCAGCCTGAACCGGAAGGTGCAGGAACGGCATCAGCTTGTCGATCTCACCATGCGCGGCGATCAGGCCGTCCGTCACATCGGCAGGGTGGCTGGTCGTGTAGCGGATCCGCTTCAAGTCGGGCAGGCGGGCGATCACGCGGATCAGGCCGTCGAGACCGACCGGGCGTCCGCCGTCATCGGTTCCCGACCAGGCGTTCACGTTCTGGCCGAGAAGCGTGATTTCGCGGGCGCCAGCCTCAACGAGCGCCTGTGCTTCGGTGACAAGATCGCGGTACGGCCGCGAAATCTCCGCACCGCGCGTGTAGGGCACCACGCAGTACGTGCAGAACTTGTCGCAACCCTCCTGCACGGTCAGGAACGCGCCGGGTGCGGAGCGACGACGCGCGGGCAGGGCATCGAACTTCGCAATCGGCGGCATATCGGTATCGGTGGATCGCTCTCCCTGCAGCGCGCTGTCGAGCATCGCCGGCAGCCGGTGATAGGCCTGCGGGCCGACGACCATGCTGACCGCGGGCGCGCGTGCCATGATCTCCTCGCCCTCCGCCTGCGCGACGCACCCTGCGACGGCGATGAGCGGGGTGCGGCCGGACTTCCGCCCGGCCTTGGAGAGCCGGCCAATGTCCGAATAGACCTTTTCCGCGGCCTTTTCGCGAATATGGCAGGTGTTGAGGACGACCAGATCGGCCTCTTCACCGTCCGCCGCGCGCGTGATGCCCTGTTCCCTCAGCAAGTCGGCCATGCGCTCGCCGTCATAGACGTTCATCTGGCAGCCGAAGCTCTTGATGCGGAAGGTAGATGGGCGCGCGATCACGGTCATGGCGGCGGCGCCCTAGCCGATCCGGGCGGCGAGTGCCACCCAGCGACCTAGGTGACGAACGCCCGAAGCAATGCCGACTGCGCCGCAGCGGAGATGGCCTTCCGCCCGGCAAGGTCGGCTCCCTCCAGCGTCGGCAGGAAGCGTAGCGACAGGTGTATCGGCCGCGTGCGTGCAAGAATGCGCAGGAAATTGTCCATCCCGGGTTCGTCGCCGACCCACGCGATGCGCGCGGATTCGCTGTAATGGAGCAGGACGGGCTGTACACTCGCCCCCGCGGGCAGGGGCTCGGTGGCGGACAGCAGCGAGGACTTGAACGGCAGCAGGCCGGAGCCGTCGCTTGTCGTCCCTTCGGGAAAGAGTGTCAGGCTGCCAC
This region of Tsuneonella aeria genomic DNA includes:
- the nudC gene encoding NAD(+) diphosphatase; the protein is MIAFSGSPIDRADNLRCDPAALAGLMDWRARLLRLDGLMPALDEHGGLLWGTLADCPPEAELVFLGLLDGRPCFAPVPMHGADGPAYAQPQVWQAMQTLSPADLAIYGGARSLVDWHARHRFCARCGGGTSLVKGGWQRDCDGCGAQHFPRTDPVTIMLVEHADRLLLGRQPRFPPRMFSALAGFVEPGETIEEAVAREVLEEAGVRVRRVRYLSSQPWPFPSQLMIGCHAIAQDDALTIDTTELEEARWFTRAELLEARAAGPEGTGDLIFPRSFAIAHHLVTWWLDR
- a CDS encoding DsbA family oxidoreductase encodes the protein MIARVDIAIWSDVMCPWCVVGYKNLERALAMPDGEIVAEVCWLPFELNPDMPAEGEESRAHIARKYGRTPEQAEASRTMLADRARAAGFPFDYTDEGDPPPLMMWNTFGAHKLMYWALEKYGAEAQTRLQLALFAAHFQRRQNVSDHRILVEIARSVGFDPGAAKAALNVSSLGDKVRAEQQRAFEQGITAVPAVEIDSQFLVPGAQEPNTYVNVLRKVVARRT
- a CDS encoding DUF1489 family protein is translated as MPLSMTKIAYTSRTIEDLRQWVEADEEAHMRTRYRPTRHAEMIGGSLYWIMDHALVARCEILGFDERPDGHWTIRLAGRLVLVDPIPRRAHQGWRYLEETKAPRDLAPGEVAGDAIPVRLAGRLAKLGLI
- the mgtE gene encoding magnesium transporter, which translates into the protein MADDEALIDDPRDGPRADDDAGRPDDRVDDERHDADNRLKPAYVRAVVEAIEGGERARAYALVEPLHPADVADLFELLDAEQRPLLAAAITDLMSGDVIAELNDHVRDDMIEALAPEAVAEIVEQLETDDAVQLIEDLEPAEQAAILAEMEPEDRAAIESALAYPEETAGRLMSREFVAVPEHLTVGDLIDYLRDANAVHLPTEFWEVFVVDPAHHPVGTCQLSWILRTPRNIALSDVMKRDQTLIPVTMDQEEVGNMFQKYALISAAVVDESGRLVGQMTVDDVVHIISEEAGEDVLLLSGAGDGDINEPIRDAYTARVRWLIANLGTAVVASAIIAMFGAAIEELVALAVLMPIVASIGGNAGTQTMAVTVRAIAMNQLTRANTRRMLWREMRVALLNGATVAVLIGLAVAVLFTTQLGGVIAAAMMINIVVAGLAGVVVPVLFERLDQDPAVASSVFVTMITDSMGFLAFLGLAVAAGLGG
- a CDS encoding peptidylprolyl isomerase, producing the protein MAAETLTFTLDTGNGEGGDVVIRLRSDLAPGHVERITELAQEGFYDGVVFHRVIPGFMAQGGDPTGTGMSGSSKPNLAQEFSAEPHVRGTCSMARTNDPNSANSQFFICFDDARFLDKQYTVWGQVESGMEHVDALPKGEPPRAPGKIVKATVA
- a CDS encoding EcsC family protein, giving the protein MDIRKEQDAYRNAKPSRLGRGIERLTNPFGKALASVVPNAIVEQAVKAIDSAAGARSLGPIRHDPADLEASRAAALKIERLAKNVNGATGAAAGFGGAISAGMDIPATIAIAMRNIRDTGRAYGYDGAGEAEKLFRLQILELASLNEPEERRQRIEGIERAIGDGGVLKPVEGDASTPMVDAAVERISRALALASFRRRMGMLVPVAGSAVGLMVNRSFQEDVSKAARFAFQARRLKAAAG
- a CDS encoding LysR substrate-binding domain-containing protein yields the protein MSRRLPPLRALEAFLRVVRLGSARAAAAELGLSPSALSRRIGTLEEFVGRKLFTRAHQTMQMTDEGRSFYDAVAPLIEALAAAVESQSDNVGVMRLHLGVLPLFGSQRLFPRLGELRRLHPRLHIDIDTGPHLLDRVGDTLDAAIVLAQQPDANLHSVRLDHNQVYAIASRELAAELGDMPDPKLLSKQTFLVHNELPDSFIAWREAMGLLRFEPAAIDHYDSGQLLLEAAAQGLGIAIMHDEHFNRAGDKRLARLFNIDVPSPYSYWFVCRPRDLEQRQVRLFHDWLVAAGL
- a CDS encoding hemolysin family protein, translated to MPDNDSQSGEPDSNRSLWHAIRRFFDTDDGSRSLRAQLEDAIDEHTAAHDAPDGPTGVTGDLSPVERQMLKNLLHFSEHDADDVAIPRGQIIALKADAPWDEVVRAFAENGHSRLPVYRETLDEVIGMIHIKDVFPIIATGAAPPSDWTSLMRQPLYVPQARNALDVLADMRQHRTHLAVVLDEYSGTDGIITIEDLVEEIVGNIEDEHDEEAEEMIVPLGANMWDCDARAELDDVAERIDPRLAEVEEAIDTLGGLAFILAESVPEVGAVVTHPSGWQMEVTDADDTHVKRLRLHPPRPKVEPEE
- the ybeY gene encoding rRNA maturation RNase YbeY; translated protein: MILDIDIDGWPDGVDWADLAERALDAATAIAAELANPRLSASVLFTVDAEVRALNREWRAKDVPTNVLSFPMIGRTQLLALPTEGGPEMLGDIALAWGVCAREAEEKGITVPDHTAHLLIHGLLHLAGHDHGEDADAERMEGLERRALALMGIADPYGTG
- a CDS encoding PhoH family protein, translated to MARKPVRADTALSSQNAPAHAPRRARSEIAFAEQRLLGPLFGQFDANLVQVENRLGVFISARGDRVQIEGAEDAVARARDTLKAMYERLAMGQELDSGAIEALIAMSVEPTLEGIVRGGDDAPPIMIRTRRKTIVPRSAGQIPYMQQLACQDIVFALGPAGTGKTYLAVAQAVSQLITGSVQRLILSRPAVEAGEKLGFLPGDMKEKVDPYLRPLYDALYDCLPPEQVERHIASGVIEVAPIAFMRGRTLADAFVILDEAQNTTREQMKMFLTRFGQNSRMVVCGDPRQIDIPGGERMSGLADAVEKLEGVEGIAVSRFTAADVVRHPIVGRIVEAYEGPSA
- the miaB gene encoding tRNA (N6-isopentenyl adenosine(37)-C2)-methylthiotransferase MiaB; the encoded protein is MTVIARPSTFRIKSFGCQMNVYDGERMADLLREQGITRAADGEEADLVVLNTCHIREKAAEKVYSDIGRLSKAGRKSGRTPLIAVAGCVAQAEGEEIMARAPAVSMVVGPQAYHRLPAMLDSALQGERSTDTDMPPIAKFDALPARRRSAPGAFLTVQEGCDKFCTYCVVPYTRGAEISRPYRDLVTEAQALVEAGAREITLLGQNVNAWSGTDDGGRPVGLDGLIRVIARLPDLKRIRYTTSHPADVTDGLIAAHGEIDKLMPFLHLPVQAGSDRILRAMNRSHTADGYLRLLERFREARPDIALSGDFIVGFPSETEADFAETLNLVDAVGYAQCFSFKYSPRPGTPAASMDGQVPAEVMDDRLQRLQSALNRHQRAFNRASVGKTCDVMVERRGKRPGQWLGKSPWLQSVHFDGDYAVGDFVEVELVEAGDNSLAGRVLRTVGR